One window of Atribacter laminatus genomic DNA carries:
- a CDS encoding ABC transporter ATP-binding protein, producing the protein MLKVKNLSVKYGVIPALQDISIEVKTGQIVSLIGANGAGKTTTLKTIMGILKPVNGSIVYRDEDITRMPTPQRVRKEICLVPEGRGIFNRLTVRENLFLGAYHRSDEQEINSDLEKSYSLFPRLKERENQIAGTLSGGEQQMLAIGRGLMSRPKLMLLDEPSLGLAPLVVRELYELIQEILKQGVTILLVEQNATMAIRVSNYVYLIETGNVKLEGIPKEIESLEDVRKVYLGG; encoded by the coding sequence TTGCTTAAAGTTAAAAATCTTAGTGTGAAATACGGAGTCATACCAGCCCTTCAAGATATTTCAATCGAAGTGAAAACCGGTCAAATAGTATCCCTCATCGGGGCAAACGGTGCTGGGAAAACAACCACTTTAAAAACAATTATGGGGATTCTAAAACCGGTGAATGGAAGCATTGTTTATCGTGATGAAGACATTACCCGGATGCCGACTCCACAACGGGTTCGCAAGGAAATATGTTTGGTTCCTGAGGGAAGGGGTATTTTTAATCGTTTAACTGTGAGGGAAAATCTTTTTTTAGGAGCTTATCATCGGAGTGATGAACAAGAAATTAATTCAGATTTGGAAAAATCGTACTCCCTATTTCCTCGACTTAAAGAAAGGGAGAACCAAATAGCTGGTACGCTGAGCGGCGGGGAACAGCAAATGTTAGCAATCGGCAGAGGTTTAATGTCACGACCAAAACTCATGCTTTTAGATGAGCCTTCTTTGGGTTTGGCTCCTTTGGTAGTCCGAGAGCTCTATGAATTGATCCAAGAGATTTTAAAGCAAGGTGTTACCATACTTCTGGTTGAGCAAAATGCCACGATGGCGATACGAGTTTCCAATTACGTTTACCTTATTGAAACTGGCAATGTGAAATTGGAGGGAATCCCCAAAGAAATTGAATCTCTTGAAGATGTGAGAAAGGTTTATCTGGGAGGTTGA
- a CDS encoding creatininase family protein: MSKKVYHPEMTYTQFKEGKFNKAIFGVGSAENHGFHLPFGNDTLVSHGIAMAVAQKVDGMLVLPPVNVGVSYHYDDFPFTLTLRPEVLIEVLKDILNSTIRQGINRIIIINGHDGNIAPIEIAARSVKVAHPDVFIASLDAWWVKAGELLPQDTFEVWNGLGHAGEGETSISLYLFPELCQPEEAQGVVPDLPEGLDIKWKFNEITPYGATGDPTKGTAEKGKKMFNVLVDYIVKSIQDLEKNQWKYGVMLKM, encoded by the coding sequence ATGTCAAAAAAAGTATATCATCCAGAGATGACTTATACTCAATTTAAAGAAGGTAAGTTTAACAAAGCAATTTTTGGAGTGGGATCGGCAGAGAATCACGGATTCCACCTTCCTTTTGGTAATGATACTTTGGTATCTCATGGGATTGCTATGGCAGTCGCCCAAAAAGTTGATGGAATGTTAGTTCTTCCCCCAGTGAACGTCGGAGTCAGTTATCATTATGATGATTTCCCCTTTACTTTAACCCTCAGACCCGAAGTTTTAATTGAGGTTTTGAAAGACATACTCAATTCTACTATTCGCCAGGGAATCAATCGAATTATTATCATCAATGGTCATGATGGAAACATCGCACCGATTGAAATTGCTGCTCGTTCGGTGAAAGTTGCTCACCCAGATGTTTTTATCGCTTCTTTAGATGCCTGGTGGGTCAAAGCCGGAGAGCTTTTGCCTCAAGATACTTTTGAAGTCTGGAATGGATTGGGTCATGCTGGGGAAGGAGAAACATCGATTTCCTTATATCTATTTCCAGAATTATGCCAGCCGGAAGAAGCACAGGGAGTAGTCCCCGATCTCCCGGAGGGATTGGACATTAAATGGAAATTTAATGAAATAACACCCTATGGAGCGACTGGTGACCCGACCAAAGGAACTGCGGAAAAAGGCAAAAAGATGTTTAATGTTCTGGTGGATTACATAGTCAAATCGATTCAAGATTTAGAAAAAAATCAATGGAAATATGGCGTAATGTTGAAGATGTAA
- a CDS encoding ABC transporter ATP-binding protein, which produces MPEPILKVTDLWKSFGGLTAVNDYYLELPLGMIYGLIGPNGAGKTTIFNLLSGVLKPNRGRIVFNQIDITQFRPDQITRVGLTRTFQNLRLFPSLSVEMNLKIANHIHLYYSFVSSLSNLPGFFHSEREMQKKVDTMLDIFGLTQYKDELATNLPYGLQRKLDIARALMTDPKVVLLDEPSAGMNTGESEDLARLILQIKEKFRLTLVIVEHRMPFVMGLAGIVQVLDYGSVIAQGTPEEIQNNPQVIEAYLGTGDTIA; this is translated from the coding sequence ATGCCTGAACCAATATTGAAAGTAACTGATTTGTGGAAAAGTTTTGGGGGCCTTACTGCAGTAAATGATTATTATCTCGAGCTTCCCCTGGGAATGATTTACGGACTTATAGGTCCTAATGGTGCTGGAAAAACCACAATTTTTAATCTTTTAAGTGGAGTTTTAAAACCCAATCGAGGTCGTATCGTTTTTAATCAAATTGATATTACTCAATTTCGACCCGATCAGATAACCCGGGTTGGTTTGACTCGAACCTTCCAGAATCTCCGTCTTTTTCCATCGCTTAGTGTTGAGATGAATTTAAAAATTGCTAACCATATCCATCTGTATTATTCTTTTGTTTCTTCACTTTCGAACTTACCAGGTTTTTTTCACTCCGAAAGAGAAATGCAAAAGAAAGTTGATACCATGTTGGATATTTTTGGCTTAACTCAATATAAAGACGAATTAGCGACCAATTTACCCTATGGTTTACAAAGAAAATTAGATATTGCTCGAGCCTTGATGACCGATCCAAAGGTAGTTCTTTTGGATGAGCCATCGGCAGGAATGAATACTGGGGAGTCAGAAGATTTAGCCCGGCTTATTCTTCAAATTAAGGAGAAATTCCGTCTTACTCTGGTTATCGTTGAGCATCGAATGCCTTTTGTAATGGGTTTAGCCGGTATTGTTCAGGTATTAGACTATGGTTCAGTGATTGCCCAGGGTACTCCTGAAGAAATACAAAATAATCCTCAGGTTATTGAAGCCTATTTAGGAACGGGTGATACCATTGCTTAA
- a CDS encoding branched-chain amino acid ABC transporter permease gives MFSLGYVLQQTMNGVILGCIYSLLALGMTVVYGILRLINFAHGALITLGAFFVYFVSISYGFPFIAGIFLVIGFGSLMGLVLDIVAYRKLRGGPEVALLITSIGFYTFIENFLKLIVSPQPYAFKTPDYLNILYRTQLLTFRSIDLFIIVSSIAIMIAFSLFIKKSKMGIAMRATAENLEVANMMGIEINKVISVAFVLGSAIAAFTGFFWGAKYGQISYDMGFLTGVKAFVAVVVGGVGSVPGAMLGGFILGVAEILSVALLPTRFAEYRDGIVFAILILVLLIKPSGIMGVKEEIRV, from the coding sequence ATGTTTTCACTGGGCTATGTTTTACAACAAACGATGAATGGTGTCATTTTAGGTTGTATTTATTCCTTGTTGGCATTGGGAATGACGGTTGTCTATGGAATATTACGACTAATCAACTTTGCTCACGGGGCACTCATCACTTTAGGGGCTTTTTTTGTGTACTTCGTGAGTATCAGTTATGGATTCCCCTTTATTGCAGGTATTTTTTTGGTAATCGGATTTGGCAGTTTAATGGGCTTAGTTTTAGATATTGTAGCCTATCGAAAGCTGCGCGGGGGGCCGGAAGTTGCTTTATTGATTACCTCGATTGGTTTTTATACTTTTATTGAGAATTTTTTAAAATTAATAGTTTCTCCCCAACCCTATGCATTTAAAACTCCCGATTATTTAAATATTCTTTATCGAACGCAACTTTTAACTTTTCGGTCAATCGATCTATTCATCATTGTATCTTCAATAGCAATTATGATCGCCTTTTCGCTTTTTATCAAAAAAAGCAAAATGGGGATTGCGATGAGAGCAACTGCAGAAAATTTGGAAGTAGCCAACATGATGGGTATCGAAATCAATAAGGTTATATCGGTTGCCTTTGTTTTGGGTTCAGCAATTGCTGCCTTTACCGGTTTTTTTTGGGGTGCAAAATATGGACAAATTTCTTATGATATGGGATTTTTAACCGGTGTAAAAGCGTTTGTAGCTGTCGTGGTTGGAGGGGTGGGAAGCGTACCTGGAGCAATGTTAGGTGGTTTTATTTTAGGTGTAGCCGAGATACTCTCGGTAGCATTACTTCCTACTCGATTTGCCGAATATCGGGATGGAATCGTTTTTGCTATTCTTATTTTAGTTTTACTCATTAAGCCCTCAGGGATTATGGGAGTAAAGGAGGAGATTCGAGTATGA
- a CDS encoding NAD/NADP octopine/nopaline dehydrogenase family protein, with protein sequence MDATHFAVLGAGHGGQALAGYLSLKGFKVNLYNRSSDRLNSLRLMGGVQVEGEIQGFAPLNVVTSNIEEAIKDAEIIMVVVPATGQRFMAENLVPFLKDGQIIVLNPGRTGGALEFRQIFKERNVTVEVIISEAQTFLFASRISGPAQVKIFRIKNSIPVAAIPAYKTVEVVTALRKALPQFVPEDNVLKTSFNNIGAIFHPTLTILNAARIENTHGEFDYYIDGITPSVALILEAVDSERVKVAEALGIRAITAREWLYSAYDAYGRNLYEAIQNNPGYRGIRAPYTIFTRYITEDVPMSLVPISSFGKMLQIPTPTIDCMIQLANILHNKDYFVEGRTVEKLGLAGLSVKEIREMVVVEANSSS encoded by the coding sequence ATTGATGCAACTCACTTTGCAGTGTTGGGAGCCGGTCATGGTGGGCAAGCTTTGGCTGGATATCTTTCTTTAAAAGGTTTTAAGGTCAACTTATACAATCGATCTTCTGACCGATTAAATTCCTTAAGGCTGATGGGTGGTGTTCAGGTCGAAGGAGAAATACAGGGATTTGCTCCATTAAATGTTGTTACCTCTAACATCGAAGAAGCAATCAAAGACGCTGAAATAATTATGGTGGTTGTTCCGGCAACTGGTCAGCGCTTCATGGCAGAAAATCTCGTTCCCTTTCTCAAAGATGGTCAAATCATTGTTTTAAACCCCGGCCGAACTGGTGGTGCTTTGGAGTTCAGGCAAATATTTAAAGAGCGAAATGTAACCGTAGAGGTGATCATCTCCGAAGCTCAAACCTTTCTTTTTGCCAGTCGGATCAGCGGTCCAGCCCAAGTAAAAATCTTCCGAATTAAAAATAGTATTCCTGTGGCAGCTATTCCAGCTTATAAAACTGTTGAGGTAGTAACGGCGCTTCGCAAAGCGCTTCCCCAGTTTGTTCCTGAGGATAACGTCCTCAAAACCAGTTTTAATAATATTGGAGCGATTTTCCACCCCACTTTAACCATTCTCAACGCTGCTCGCATTGAGAACACCCATGGTGAATTTGATTATTATATCGATGGGATCACCCCATCAGTTGCTTTAATTCTTGAAGCAGTTGACAGTGAACGAGTTAAGGTAGCCGAAGCTTTAGGAATCCGAGCTATCACCGCACGAGAATGGCTCTATTCCGCTTATGATGCCTATGGGAGAAATCTCTACGAGGCAATTCAAAACAATCCTGGTTACCGTGGAATCCGAGCTCCCTACACCATTTTTACTCGTTATATTACCGAGGATGTCCCAATGAGCCTGGTTCCCATTTCATCTTTTGGGAAAATGTTACAAATCCCAACTCCAACCATAGATTGCATGATCCAGTTGGCTAACATTCTTCACAATAAGGATTACTTTGTAGAAGGAAGGACAGTAGAAAAGCTGGGATTAGCAGGGCTTAGCGTAAAAGAAATTCGAGAAATGGTCGTGGTAGAAGCGAACTCAAGTTCATAA
- a CDS encoding branched-chain amino acid ABC transporter permease: MNQKRIIPEFWFIIGGCLLFLIIFIFSQTLNRYLIHIIVLMGIYSIATVSLNLTNGYTGLFSLGHAAFMAIGAYTSTLLAFPLHLRESYELPLLPSFLAGADGAMPFIIALIVGGLFAALSAVIIGAPVLRLRGHYLSVASLGFMVIVTTFAKTLKGITRGSMGINAIPSYTNIYWTYLWLLIAIYVVWRIVHSRFGRAMMAIRDDETASQVLGIFPMKYKLMSFVVGAFFAGVAGGLFAHFTKAIRPFEFSFTMTFQIVIMLIVGGMGTMSGPLVGTFSLMAFRYALKPVEEHLKVYGFIELVYAALLIIIMLWKPEGIMGKRQLKR; the protein is encoded by the coding sequence ATGAACCAGAAGAGAATTATCCCGGAATTTTGGTTCATAATTGGAGGTTGTCTCCTCTTCCTTATCATCTTCATTTTTTCCCAGACTCTTAATCGATACCTCATTCATATTATTGTCCTGATGGGTATCTATTCAATCGCCACCGTCAGTCTCAACTTGACCAATGGATATACTGGTCTTTTTTCTCTTGGCCATGCTGCATTTATGGCAATTGGGGCTTATACTTCTACCTTGCTGGCTTTTCCGCTCCATCTGAGGGAGTCATACGAACTTCCGCTTTTACCCTCTTTTTTGGCAGGCGCCGATGGAGCTATGCCCTTTATCATTGCTTTAATCGTCGGAGGGCTTTTTGCTGCCCTATCAGCAGTGATAATTGGAGCCCCAGTTCTCCGGTTAAGAGGGCATTATCTTTCTGTCGCTTCGTTGGGATTTATGGTCATAGTGACTACCTTTGCCAAAACTCTCAAAGGGATCACCCGGGGATCAATGGGGATCAATGCCATACCTTCTTATACCAATATTTATTGGACCTATTTATGGCTTCTCATCGCAATTTATGTGGTTTGGAGAATAGTTCATTCCCGTTTTGGACGTGCCATGATGGCAATTCGAGATGATGAAACCGCCTCTCAGGTTCTGGGTATTTTTCCGATGAAATATAAACTGATGTCTTTTGTCGTTGGGGCTTTTTTTGCCGGAGTGGCTGGTGGTTTATTTGCTCATTTTACCAAAGCGATACGGCCTTTTGAGTTTTCCTTTACCATGACCTTCCAAATAGTGATCATGCTTATTGTGGGGGGAATGGGCACCATGAGCGGACCTTTAGTTGGGACATTCTCTTTAATGGCATTTCGTTATGCACTTAAACCAGTCGAAGAACACCTGAAAGTCTATGGTTTTATCGAATTGGTTTATGCTGCTCTCCTCATTATCATTATGCTCTGGAAACCCGAAGGTATTATGGGAAAAAGACAACTGAAAAGATAA
- a CDS encoding ABC transporter substrate-binding protein, with amino-acid sequence MKRILIIVISLFIVMAGTLAFAQEPVKIGIVMNLTGPWASIDNPSANGAKLAAEQINKAGGVLGRQIDLKVVDTKADEGETSAAVVRLIENEKVSALIGYGDTHWVNIAASMAKEYGVPFMTPGATHPRIPERFGAWLACFGDNAQASAIAEYAVRDLGLKRGVIWVDTAVDFSVAVCAFFADALKHYGGEVVYEDYFEVTWKDFSAMSARLKEYQDRGEVDFVYVGAIPDNCGLIAKQLRDNGVTIPMYGEDGFDTPLLVETGGEAAEGVIFATHVSLEDPSPIIQQFKADYQAMYGNPPENAFAALGYDAVKLVAKAIEIVGSDAPDKIPEGLAQIKDFAGVSGTISYEGGSQIPNKSVSVIEVKDGNFVTVKQIAPEYLSDPTIAK; translated from the coding sequence ATGAAAAGAATACTTATTATAGTGATTTCTTTATTCATTGTAATGGCAGGAACATTAGCCTTTGCACAAGAACCGGTGAAAATTGGTATAGTTATGAATCTTACCGGTCCTTGGGCATCAATTGATAACCCTAGTGCCAATGGTGCGAAATTGGCAGCCGAACAAATTAATAAAGCTGGGGGTGTGTTGGGTCGTCAGATAGACTTGAAAGTTGTTGATACCAAGGCTGACGAGGGAGAAACCAGTGCTGCTGTTGTTCGATTAATTGAAAATGAAAAAGTATCAGCTTTAATCGGTTACGGAGATACCCATTGGGTGAATATTGCTGCTTCGATGGCAAAAGAATACGGAGTTCCTTTTATGACTCCAGGAGCTACCCATCCTCGTATCCCCGAGCGTTTTGGGGCTTGGCTAGCTTGCTTTGGAGATAATGCTCAAGCATCAGCAATAGCCGAATATGCCGTGAGGGACCTTGGGTTGAAAAGAGGCGTTATTTGGGTAGATACGGCAGTTGATTTTAGTGTTGCTGTATGTGCTTTCTTTGCCGATGCTTTAAAACACTACGGTGGCGAAGTTGTTTACGAAGACTACTTTGAAGTAACCTGGAAAGATTTCTCCGCCATGTCTGCTCGATTAAAAGAATATCAAGATAGAGGCGAAGTAGATTTTGTATATGTCGGTGCCATACCTGATAACTGTGGTTTAATTGCCAAGCAATTGCGAGATAATGGAGTTACAATCCCTATGTATGGCGAAGATGGTTTTGATACGCCACTTTTAGTCGAAACCGGTGGAGAAGCTGCTGAAGGCGTCATTTTTGCTACTCACGTTTCATTAGAAGATCCCAGCCCAATTATTCAGCAATTCAAGGCTGATTACCAGGCCATGTATGGGAATCCACCCGAGAACGCTTTTGCAGCATTAGGATATGATGCAGTGAAATTAGTGGCAAAAGCAATTGAAATAGTTGGAAGTGATGCCCCAGACAAAATTCCAGAAGGTTTAGCCCAAATTAAAGATTTTGCGGGAGTATCTGGAACTATTAGCTATGAAGGTGGTAGCCAGATTCCAAATAAGTCAGTTTCAGTTATCGAAGTGAAAGATGGAAATTTTGTCACAGTAAAACAAATTGCTCCAGAGTATTTGTCCGATCCAACTATTGCAAAATAA
- a CDS encoding D-alanine--D-alanine ligase family protein, protein MIINKILVAFSKKIFEEREKNFYSNRPDLQGKTVSMVIEALEQKGWDCHQLNVDVPLIELVPSLSNQNANFVFNLAVCSAEAYDQAFLPSLLDALNIPYLGSNSTIHSLCLDRALTKLSMRGIGIPTTSSIQWSPGDSLPDGLDYPYIIKSRFRNHCQKVSSDSIVNDQESLLKKAEEIFTQTNEKVLIEKFVEGREMVIGLWGNGNNPEVLPIMELNLSREKPLFDAEIESKKGYVDDISCPVKLSDEHKTMLESMAIKIFRELNLKDFATFHLIFDQKENLPLFFEINALPLLHYKHSAFPEMCSYHGIEYPVMIKKLLQIALERKKNERH, encoded by the coding sequence ATGATTATAAATAAAATCCTCGTTGCATTCAGTAAGAAGATATTTGAAGAAAGAGAAAAGAATTTTTATTCCAATAGACCCGATTTACAGGGAAAAACGGTTTCTATGGTTATCGAAGCTTTAGAGCAAAAAGGTTGGGATTGTCATCAGCTCAACGTTGATGTTCCACTTATCGAACTCGTTCCCTCCCTCTCCAATCAAAATGCGAATTTTGTTTTTAATCTTGCGGTTTGCTCAGCAGAAGCTTATGATCAAGCTTTCTTGCCATCTTTATTAGACGCTTTAAACATCCCTTATCTTGGCTCTAATTCTACTATTCACTCCTTATGTCTCGATCGAGCTCTTACCAAACTCTCCATGAGGGGCATTGGTATTCCCACCACCTCATCGATTCAATGGTCGCCTGGTGATTCCTTACCTGATGGTCTTGATTATCCTTATATAATAAAATCTCGCTTTCGTAATCACTGCCAAAAGGTATCATCAGATTCAATAGTCAATGACCAGGAAAGCCTTTTAAAAAAAGCTGAGGAAATTTTTACCCAAACCAACGAGAAAGTGTTGATTGAAAAATTCGTTGAAGGTCGAGAAATGGTGATTGGTCTCTGGGGAAATGGGAATAATCCCGAAGTTCTTCCTATTATGGAATTAAATCTCTCCCGAGAAAAACCTCTTTTTGATGCCGAAATCGAAAGCAAAAAAGGATACGTTGACGATATATCCTGCCCAGTAAAATTAAGTGATGAACACAAAACCATGCTGGAAAGCATGGCTATTAAAATTTTCCGTGAACTTAACCTTAAAGATTTTGCGACTTTCCACCTCATTTTTGATCAAAAAGAAAACCTGCCTCTCTTTTTTGAAATAAACGCTCTGCCACTGCTCCACTACAAACATAGTGCTTTCCCAGAAATGTGCTCTTACCATGGCATAGAATATCCTGTAATGATAAAAAAACTCCTACAAATAGCTCTGGAAAGGAAAAAAAATGAGCGTCATTGA
- a CDS encoding IPT/TIG domain-containing protein has protein sequence MKIYIPIGILVLLLLVGCTNTPAPTPVPLTITDLSSQCGVVGETIIITGTSFGDTQGSSVVTFNGVPATVNSWTNTQIEVLVPSGAITGDVVVRVNGINSNGIRFTIPCYGPMQGMIVDQIK, from the coding sequence ATGAAAATATATATTCCGATTGGAATACTGGTTCTTCTTTTATTGGTTGGTTGCACCAACACACCAGCTCCCACACCAGTACCTCTAACTATTACCGATCTTAGTTCTCAATGTGGAGTAGTGGGAGAAACGATCATTATTACTGGAACCAGTTTTGGAGATACTCAAGGATCAAGTGTAGTTACTTTTAACGGAGTTCCGGCAACGGTAAATTCTTGGACAAATACCCAAATTGAAGTACTGGTTCCGAGCGGAGCCATTACCGGGGATGTGGTGGTAAGGGTAAATGGGATTAACAGCAATGGGATTCGGTTTACCATTCCTTGTTATGGACCAATGCAAGGGATGATTGTTGATCAGATTAAATGA
- the tadA gene encoding tRNA adenosine(34) deaminase TadA, with product MIDGMKFALEEAQKAYDEDEVPVGACIIRGDQLISVGHNRREQKQEITSHAEIEAIQKASQVLGSWRLEGCDLYVTLEPCLMCAGAIIQARIRKLFYGAKDPKTGVAGSVLDLFSKKLFNHSVEVYNGIYEDRCSQLLRLYFKKKRGIGEVAELDEGARLEIE from the coding sequence ATGATTGATGGGATGAAATTTGCTCTTGAAGAAGCCCAGAAAGCCTATGACGAAGATGAGGTTCCAGTCGGAGCCTGTATTATTCGAGGGGACCAATTAATAAGTGTTGGTCATAATCGTCGTGAACAAAAACAAGAAATAACTTCTCATGCTGAAATTGAGGCAATTCAGAAAGCTTCACAGGTTCTAGGTAGCTGGAGATTGGAGGGCTGTGACTTATATGTCACATTGGAACCATGTTTGATGTGTGCTGGTGCAATTATCCAGGCTCGCATTCGGAAGTTATTCTATGGTGCCAAAGATCCCAAAACTGGTGTTGCCGGAAGTGTTCTTGACCTTTTCAGCAAAAAACTGTTTAATCATTCTGTTGAAGTATATAACGGAATTTATGAAGATCGTTGCAGCCAATTATTAAGACTGTATTTTAAGAAAAAAAGGGGTATTGGAGAGGTGGCCGAGTTGGACGAAGGCGCTCGACTCGAAATCGAGTAG
- the asnS gene encoding asparagine--tRNA ligase: MDIPWVSIGRIADFEGKVVELRGWLANKRSSGKVAFLIIRDGSGFIQGTAFVGDFFTKDQLDEIKRIPIESSLVIQGKVRREERAPGGYELEINSLQLVFPSEEYPIQKMEHSVDYLMERRHLWLRSKKQNALLRIRNVVMMSIHEFLQSEGFILLDSPILTPAACEGTSTLFELQYFDIGKAYLSQSGQLYMEAGATAFGKVYCLAPTFRAEKSKTRRHLTEFWMLEPEVAYYDWQDNMVLQENLVSFIVNQALKKCQNEFEILERDTAPLQKIQPPFPRISYTEAIDILKKKGAPAQWGDDFGGDEETMISEGFDRPVFIHHYPAHIKAFYMQPDPENPTMVLNDDLIAPEGYGEIIGGSERIHDLALLEKRLEEHHLPREAFEWYLDIRRYGTVPHSGFGLGIERTVAWIAGVKHIREAIPFPRQIYRIYP, translated from the coding sequence ATGGATATACCCTGGGTGTCAATAGGACGGATTGCCGATTTCGAAGGAAAAGTTGTTGAACTGCGTGGATGGTTAGCGAATAAACGATCAAGCGGGAAGGTTGCCTTTCTTATTATCCGCGATGGGTCGGGTTTTATTCAGGGAACGGCATTTGTTGGAGATTTTTTCACCAAGGATCAATTAGATGAGATTAAAAGGATACCGATTGAATCATCCCTCGTAATACAAGGAAAAGTTCGTCGAGAAGAACGTGCTCCTGGGGGATACGAATTAGAAATCAATTCTCTTCAACTGGTTTTTCCTTCGGAAGAATATCCCATTCAAAAAATGGAACACTCGGTAGATTATCTAATGGAACGTCGACATCTCTGGCTCCGCTCCAAAAAACAAAATGCTCTACTACGGATTCGCAATGTGGTTATGATGAGCATCCATGAATTTTTACAAAGCGAAGGGTTCATTTTACTTGATTCTCCTATTTTAACTCCAGCAGCCTGTGAAGGCACTTCGACTTTATTTGAACTCCAGTATTTTGATATCGGGAAAGCCTATTTATCTCAAAGTGGTCAGTTGTACATGGAGGCCGGAGCAACTGCTTTTGGGAAAGTGTACTGTTTGGCTCCAACTTTTCGAGCTGAAAAATCAAAGACCCGACGGCATCTAACCGAATTCTGGATGTTGGAACCGGAAGTTGCTTATTATGATTGGCAGGACAACATGGTCCTTCAGGAAAATTTAGTGAGTTTTATCGTCAATCAGGCTTTAAAAAAATGCCAAAATGAATTTGAAATTCTTGAACGAGATACCGCTCCTCTTCAGAAAATTCAACCTCCTTTCCCCCGGATTTCTTATACCGAAGCCATCGATATTCTTAAAAAGAAGGGAGCTCCAGCTCAATGGGGTGATGATTTCGGAGGAGATGAAGAAACCATGATATCCGAAGGTTTCGATCGACCGGTTTTTATTCATCATTATCCAGCTCACATCAAAGCTTTCTATATGCAACCCGATCCGGAAAATCCGACTATGGTTTTAAATGATGATCTCATCGCTCCGGAAGGTTATGGGGAGATTATTGGGGGAAGCGAACGCATTCATGACCTCGCCTTACTGGAGAAAAGATTAGAAGAACATCATCTCCCCAGAGAGGCTTTTGAATGGTATTTGGATATCCGTCGCTATGGAACCGTCCCTCATTCCGGTTTTGGTCTGGGTATTGAGCGGACAGTAGCCTGGATAGCTGGTGTCAAGCACATCCGGGAAGCCATCCCCTTCCCTCGTCAGATTTATCGGATTTATCCCTAA
- a CDS encoding S1 RNA-binding domain-containing protein, whose amino-acid sequence MIEVNDIVEGSVVGITKFGAFIELEDGKKGLIHISEISNQFVKDVNDFLKVDDKVKAKVIHISDDGKIDLSIKRLNEDEEYLEKLEKSKAMFEQKLNKFLKQSQDRLTDLKKHQENKRKFH is encoded by the coding sequence ATGATTGAGGTGAATGATATTGTTGAAGGTTCGGTTGTTGGCATCACTAAATTCGGAGCGTTTATTGAATTAGAGGATGGGAAAAAAGGACTCATCCATATTTCGGAGATTTCAAACCAATTTGTTAAGGATGTGAATGATTTTCTTAAGGTGGATGATAAAGTAAAAGCCAAGGTTATTCACATTTCTGATGATGGTAAAATTGACCTGTCGATAAAACGACTGAATGAGGATGAAGAGTATTTAGAGAAATTAGAGAAAAGTAAAGCTATGTTTGAGCAAAAGTTGAACAAATTTCTTAAACAAAGCCAGGACAGGCTTACTGATCTCAAAAAACACCAGGAAAATAAACGTAAATTCCACTGA
- a CDS encoding IPT/TIG domain-containing protein, with protein MFLIGCTKTPAPTSVPLSITNINPNCGAPGATIIITGTSFGDTQGSSVVTFNGVPAVVTSWSNTQISALVPNGAITGNVLVTVNGVNSNGIWFTIPCYTHVAHII; from the coding sequence ATGTTTCTGATTGGTTGCACCAAAACTCCAGCTCCTACTTCAGTACCTTTGTCAATTACCAATATAAATCCCAATTGCGGAGCACCCGGAGCAACGATCATTATTACTGGAACCAGTTTTGGAGATACTCAAGGATCAAGTGTAGTTACTTTTAACGGAGTTCCGGCTGTGGTGACTTCCTGGTCGAATACTCAGATCTCAGCCCTGGTTCCGAATGGAGCTATTACTGGGAATGTATTGGTAACAGTGAATGGAGTAAACAGCAACGGGATTTGGTTTACCATTCCTTGTTATACCCACGTTGCTCATATAATATAA